The Mycolicibacterium smegmatis genome has a window encoding:
- a CDS encoding metal-sulfur cluster assembly factor, with translation MSEPASEELLFDIEEAMRDVVDPELGINVVDLGLVYGMNVEQGESGKVALIDMTLTSAACPLTDVIEDQSRTALVGAGLVDELRINWVWNPPWGPDKITDDGREQLRALGFTV, from the coding sequence ATGAGCGAGCCTGCTTCCGAGGAGCTGCTCTTCGACATCGAAGAGGCCATGCGCGACGTCGTCGATCCCGAACTCGGCATCAACGTCGTCGATCTCGGTCTGGTGTACGGCATGAACGTCGAGCAGGGCGAATCCGGCAAGGTCGCGTTGATCGACATGACGTTGACCTCGGCCGCGTGCCCGCTGACCGACGTGATCGAGGACCAGTCGCGCACCGCGCTGGTGGGCGCCGGTCTGGTCGACGAACTGCGGATCAACTGGGTGTGGAACCCGCCGTGGGGACCGGACAAGATCACCGACGACGGGCGCGAGCAGTTGCGCGCACTCGGTTTCACCGTCTGA
- the sufU gene encoding Fe-S cluster assembly sulfur transfer protein SufU — MRLEQMYQEVILDHYKHPHHRGLREPFGAEVHHVNPTCGDEVTLRVTLSDDGESVEDVSYDGQGCSISQAATSVLTDQVIGQSVGDALKTVDAFTEMVSSRGTVEGDEDVIGDGIAFAGVAKYPARVKCALLGWMAFKAAVAEARPLDETHATLAEAGEREDNR, encoded by the coding sequence GTGAGACTTGAGCAGATGTACCAGGAAGTGATCCTGGACCACTACAAGCATCCGCATCACCGCGGGTTGCGGGAGCCGTTCGGTGCCGAGGTGCACCACGTCAACCCCACGTGCGGCGACGAGGTGACCCTGCGTGTCACGCTCAGCGACGACGGTGAGAGCGTCGAGGACGTCTCGTACGACGGCCAGGGCTGTTCCATCAGCCAGGCTGCCACCTCGGTGCTGACCGATCAGGTGATCGGCCAGAGCGTGGGCGATGCGTTGAAGACGGTCGACGCCTTCACCGAGATGGTGTCGTCGCGCGGCACCGTCGAGGGGGACGAGGACGTGATCGGTGACGGCATCGCATTCGCCGGCGTCGCGAAGTACCCGGCACGTGTGAAGTGTGCGTTGCTGGGCTGGATGGCTTTCAAGGCGGCCGTGGCCGAAGCGCGGCCTTTGGACGAAACGCACGCAACGCTGGCGGAAGCCGGTGAGAGGGAGGACAACCGATGA
- a CDS encoding cysteine desulfurase, producing MTAAKTLDVTAIRADFPILSRVMRGGNQLAYLDSGATSQKPLQVLDAEREFLLTSNGAVHRGAHQLMEESTDAYEQGRADIAAFVGADPDELVFTKNATEAINLVAYVLGDKRFERAVGPGDVIVTTEVEHHANLVPWQELAERTGATLKWYGVTDSGRIDLDSLELDERVKVVAFSHHSNVTGAVAPVAELVSRAKAVGALTVLDACQSAPHQPVDLHALDVDYAAFSGHKMLGPTGIGVLYGRRGLLDAMPPFITGGSMIETVTMEKTTFAPAPQRFEAGTPMTSQVVGLAAAARYLTALGMPAVEAHEAELVAAALEGLAGVPGVRIIGPTAMENRGSPVSFVVDGVHAHDVGQVLDDDGVAVRVGHHCAWPLHRRFGIAATARASFAVYNTLDEVDRLVAGVKRAVEFFA from the coding sequence GTGACGGCCGCGAAGACGCTCGACGTGACGGCGATCAGGGCCGACTTCCCGATCCTGAGCCGGGTGATGCGCGGCGGAAATCAGCTGGCGTATCTGGATTCCGGCGCGACGTCGCAGAAACCGCTGCAGGTGCTCGATGCCGAGCGTGAGTTCCTGCTGACCTCCAACGGTGCCGTGCACCGCGGCGCGCACCAGCTGATGGAGGAGTCCACCGACGCCTACGAGCAGGGACGCGCCGACATCGCGGCCTTCGTGGGTGCCGACCCGGATGAGCTGGTGTTCACCAAGAACGCCACCGAGGCCATCAACCTGGTGGCATACGTGCTGGGGGACAAGCGTTTCGAGCGGGCGGTCGGTCCCGGTGACGTCATCGTCACCACCGAGGTCGAGCACCACGCCAACCTGGTTCCGTGGCAGGAACTCGCCGAGCGTACGGGTGCGACGCTCAAGTGGTACGGCGTCACCGACTCCGGGCGCATCGACCTCGACTCGCTCGAACTCGACGAACGCGTGAAAGTCGTTGCGTTCAGCCATCACTCGAACGTCACGGGTGCCGTCGCGCCGGTCGCCGAACTGGTGTCGCGGGCCAAGGCGGTGGGTGCGCTGACCGTTCTGGACGCCTGCCAGTCGGCGCCGCACCAGCCGGTCGACCTGCATGCGCTCGACGTCGACTACGCGGCGTTCTCGGGGCACAAGATGCTGGGCCCCACCGGCATCGGCGTGCTCTACGGCAGGCGGGGCCTGCTCGACGCGATGCCGCCGTTCATCACGGGCGGTTCGATGATCGAGACCGTGACGATGGAGAAGACGACCTTCGCGCCGGCGCCGCAGCGTTTCGAGGCAGGCACCCCGATGACCTCGCAGGTGGTCGGACTGGCTGCCGCGGCAAGGTATCTGACCGCTCTGGGCATGCCTGCCGTCGAGGCGCACGAGGCCGAACTGGTCGCGGCGGCCCTCGAAGGGCTCGCCGGCGTACCCGGCGTGCGCATCATCGGGCCGACCGCGATGGAAAACCGCGGATCCCCCGTGAGTTTCGTGGTCGACGGGGTCCATGCGCACGACGTGGGCCAGGTCCTCGACGACGACGGCGTAGCGGTACGCGTCGGGCACCACTGCGCCTGGCCGCTGCACCGCCGGTTCGGCATCGCGGCGACCGCGCGGGCATCGTTCGCGGTGTACAACACCCTCGACGAAGTGGACCGCCTGGTGGCAGGCGTGAAACGTGCTGTGGAGTTCTTTGCGTGA